Proteins encoded together in one Meles meles chromosome 7, mMelMel3.1 paternal haplotype, whole genome shotgun sequence window:
- the MIEF1 gene encoding mitochondrial dynamics protein MID51 yields the protein MAGSGERKGKKDDNGIGTAIDFVLSNARLVLGVGGAAMLGIATLAVKRMYDRAISAPTSPTRLSHSGKRSWEEPNWMGSPRLLNKDMKTGLSRSLQTLPTDSSVFDTDTFCPPRPKPLARKGQVDLKKSRLRMSLQEKLLTYYRNRAAIPAGEQARAKQAAVDICAELRSFLRAKLPDMPLRDMYLSGSLYDDLQVVTADHIQLIVPLVLEQHLWSCVPGEDTIMNVPGFYLVRRENPEYFPRGSSYWDRCVVGGYLSPKTVADTFEKVVAGSINWPAIGSLLDYVIRPAPPPEALTLEVQYERDKHLVIDFLPSVTLGDTVLVARPHRLAQYDNLWRLSLRPAETARLRALDQADSGCRSLCLKILKAICKSTPALGHLTASQLTNVILHLAQEEADWSPEMLADRFLQALRGLISYLEAGVLPSALNPKVNLFAELTPEEIDELGYTLYCSLSEPEVLLQT from the exons ATGGCAGGCTCTGGTGAGCGCAAAGGCAAGAAGGATGACAATGGCATTGGCACGGCCATTGATTTTGTGCTTTCCAATGCCCGGCTGGTGCTGGGGGTGGGCGGAGCGGCCATGCTGGGCATCGCCACGCTGGCAGTTAAGCGG ATGTATGATCGGGCCATCAGTGCCCCTACTAGCCCCACTCGCCTGAGCCATTCAGGGAAGAGGAGCTGGGAAGAACCAAACTGGATGGGCTCCCCCCGGTTGCTGAATAAGGACATGAAGACAGGCCTGAGCCGGTCCCTGCAGACCCTTCCCACAGACTCCTCGGTCTTTGACACAG ATACATTCTGCCCGCCCCGGCCCAAGCCATTGGCCAGGAAGGGCCAGGTAGACTTGAAGAAGTCACGACTCCGCATGTCCCTGCAGGAGAAACTTCTTACTTACTACCGGAACCGCGCAGCCATCCCTGCTGGTGAGCAGGCTCGGGCCAAGCAAGCTGCTGTGGACATATGTGCCGAGCTCCGGAGCTTCCTGCGGGCCAAGTTGCCTGACATGCCGCTTCGGGACATGTACCTGAGTGGCAGCCTCTATGATGACCTGCAG GTGGTGACAGCAGACCACATCCAGCTCATCGTGCCCCTCGTGCTGGAGCAGCACCTGTGGTCATGTGTCCCCGGTGAGGACACCATCATGAACGTCCCTGGCTTCTACCTGGTCCGTCGTGAGAACCCGGAGTATTTTCCTCGTGGTAGCAGTTACTGGGACCGCTGTGTAGTAGGCGGGTACCTCTCCCCAAAGACAGTGGCAGACACGTTTGAGAAGGTGGTGGCTGGCTCCATCAACTGGCCGGCCATAGGGTCTCTCTTGGACTATGTGATCCGACCAGCACCACCCCCAGAAGCCCTGACTTTGGAAGTGCAGTATGAGCGTGACAAGCATCTTGTCATTGACTTCCTGCCATCAGTGACCCTTGGCGACACTGTCTTGGTAGCCAGACCACACCGGCTGGCGCAGTACGACAACCTGTGGCGGCTGAGCCTGCGTCCCGCGGAGACGGCACGCCTGCGGGCTTTGGACCAGGCGGACTCGGGCTGCCGATCTCTGTGCCTCAAGATCCTCAAGGCCATATGCAAGTCCACTCCGGCTCTGGGCCACCTCACTGCCAGCCAGCTCACCAATGTCATCCTCCACTTGGCCCAGGAGGAGGCTGACTGGTCTCCAGAGATGCTGGCCGACCGGTTCTTACAGGCCCTGAGGGGGCTTATCAGCTACTTGGAGGCCGGAGTCCTGCCCAGTGCCCTAAACCCCAAGGTGAACTTATTTGCAGAGCTCACTCCCGAAGAAATAGATGAGTTGGGATATACTCTCTACTGCTCGTTGTCTGAGCCGGAGGTGCTGCTGCAGACGTAA